CGCGCCCGGATTGACCGTGATCGCGGGTTGAACGGCGATGAAGATGCCTGAATCGGATTTGCAGCCGTTGCGGCGAGATCGGGTGGGCGACGAGTCCGCATCGACGCCGCGGCAGGTTCTCGGCGACGTACACACGACGACCGGGTCCGACCCGCACGTCGAAGACGATCTATCGCTGGTCGGCCGTTCGGCGTCCGGAGACCGACGCGCGTTCGAAGCGCTGATGCACCGCCACAATCAGCGCCTGTATCGCTCGGTCCGCAGCGTCCTACGCGACGAAGCCGACGCCGAAGAGGCGGTCCAGGATGCCTGGTGGAAGGCCTACACTCATCTGCGGGAGTTCCGGGCCGACGCCCGGGTGTCCACCTGGTTGACCCGCATCGCGCTGAACGAGGCCTTGATGCGGCAGCGGCGAAACAAATCCCGCGATGCGCTCATCCAACCGGAGTACCAGGCTGCCGCTACGTTGAATGCCATGCCCGACGAGCTCTCCGCGATCCCCGCGCCCGCATCCGCCGGTCCCGATCAGCTTGCCTGGCGCGCCGAGATCAGGCGGCTGATCGAGCGCCGCATCGACGACCTGCCCGAGCACTACCGGACGATCTTCATGCTGCGGGGAGTGGAAGAGATGTCGGCCGCCGAAGTCGCCGCCGCGCTGGGTCTGCCGGAAGCCACGGTGCGGGTGCGCTTCATGCGTGCACGCCGGCTGCTTCAAACATCATTGGAGCAGGAGATCGGCCCGCGCGCGGTCGGCGCCTTTTCGTTCGCGGGCGAGCGCTGCGAGCGCATCGTGGCGGCGGTGATGACGCGGATCGACGCAGCGGGCCGGGCGCCGAACCGGACCTAAACTCAATCGACGCGTTTGCGCTCGAGGATGCTTGCGACGTCGGGGAAATTCGCGACCGCCGCGGCCGGCAGTTGCGCATCGGTGGCCGCGTAGGGCCGCGCGTGCGGGTCGGCGTGCCCGACCACGATGCGCCCCACCATGCCAGCCATCTCGTGCGGCATGCAGAAGTAGTCGTAGACACCGGGAACCTCGAACACTACCTCGAACGATTGCTTCGGCAGCA
This genomic interval from Burkholderiaceae bacterium contains the following:
- a CDS encoding RNA polymerase ECF-type sigma factor, with protein sequence MKMPESDLQPLRRDRVGDESASTPRQVLGDVHTTTGSDPHVEDDLSLVGRSASGDRRAFEALMHRHNQRLYRSVRSVLRDEADAEEAVQDAWWKAYTHLREFRADARVSTWLTRIALNEALMRQRRNKSRDALIQPEYQAAATLNAMPDELSAIPAPASAGPDQLAWRAEIRRLIERRIDDLPEHYRTIFMLRGVEEMSAAEVAAALGLPEATVRVRFMRARRLLQTSLEQEIGPRAVGAFSFAGERCERIVAAVMTRIDAAGRAPNRT